The following proteins are encoded in a genomic region of Ictalurus punctatus breed USDA103 chromosome 15, Coco_2.0, whole genome shotgun sequence:
- the LOC108275888 gene encoding tumor protein p53-inducible nuclear protein 2 isoform X2 encodes MFQRLSNLLFGAVEDVSAELNGPKPCVTEVDDEGWLLVSVSGDRNCTMLGEDGLEVPSIAQSLPNSECQRVESGCDIATPPSRTSDSSPFSCKRRRTRAGRSQAACPPSSRSLHSPLSLDSPSPLGSGGANVLSDPAPCGLDESWFITPPPCFTVEGAPAEASPMEDLLIEHPSMSVYVSSSNLEESTANMADSVRMSESTPAPVPTRLVRGSACQVVPLAKVTQASRVQRAKARTERRHLGRGRMQRQNRVRQQIPRHMAHTRNSVLHQPCQRNFCH; translated from the exons ATGTTCCAGCGACTTAGCAACCTGCTGTTCGGAGCGGTGGAGGACGTCTCTGCCGAGCTCAATGGACCCAAGCCCTGCGTGACTGAGGTGGATGATGAGGGATGGCTTCTGGTCAGCGTATCCG GTGACAGAAACTGTACCATGTTGGGTGAGGATGGGTTGGAGGTCCCATCGATAGCACAGTCTCTTCCAAATAGTGAATGTCAGAGGGTGGAGTCTGGATGTGATATAGCCACTCCCCCCTCTCGTACAAGTGACTCCAGCCCTTTCTCATGCAAACGGCGCAGGACTAGAGCAGGCCGCTCTCAGGCAGCGTGTCCTCCTTCGTCTCGTTCCCTTCATTCCCCTCTTTCCCTCGACTCTCCCTCCCCGCTTGGGTCAGGTGGAGCGAATGTGCTGTCTGACCCCGCCCCCTGTGGGTTGGATGAGAGCTGGTTCATCACTCCTCCACCCTGTTTCACTGTAGAGGGAGCGCCAGCTGAGGCCAGCCCCATGGAGGACCTGCTCATCGAGCATCCTAGCATGTCCGTCTATGTCTCCTCGTCCAACCTGGAGGAGAGTACAGCCAACATGGCCGACAGTGTGAG GATGTCTGAATCCACCCCAGCCCCTGTTCCCACTCGGTTGGTGCGAGGATCAGCATGTCAGGTGGTTCCTCTTGCCAAAGTGACTCAGGCGAGCCGTGTTCAGAGGGCCAAGGCCCGCACCGAGCGTCGTCACCTGGGCCGCGGTCGCATGCAGCGCCAAAACCGCGTCCGCCAGCAGATCCCACGCCACATGGCTCACACACGCAACTCTGTCCTGCACCAACCGTGCCAGCGCAACTTCTGCCACTGA
- the LOC108275888 gene encoding tumor protein p53-inducible nuclear protein 2 isoform X4, with amino-acid sequence MFQRLSNLLFGAVEDVSAELNGPKPCVTEVDDEGWLLVSVSEGAPAEASPMEDLLIEHPSMSVYVSSSNLEESTANMADSVRMSESTPAPVPTRLVRGSACQVVPLAKVTQASRVQRAKARTERRHLGRGRMQRQNRVRQQIPRHMAHTRNSVLHQPCQRNFCH; translated from the exons ATGTTCCAGCGACTTAGCAACCTGCTGTTCGGAGCGGTGGAGGACGTCTCTGCCGAGCTCAATGGACCCAAGCCCTGCGTGACTGAGGTGGATGATGAGGGATGGCTTCTGGTCAGCGTATCCG AGGGAGCGCCAGCTGAGGCCAGCCCCATGGAGGACCTGCTCATCGAGCATCCTAGCATGTCCGTCTATGTCTCCTCGTCCAACCTGGAGGAGAGTACAGCCAACATGGCCGACAGTGTGAG GATGTCTGAATCCACCCCAGCCCCTGTTCCCACTCGGTTGGTGCGAGGATCAGCATGTCAGGTGGTTCCTCTTGCCAAAGTGACTCAGGCGAGCCGTGTTCAGAGGGCCAAGGCCCGCACCGAGCGTCGTCACCTGGGCCGCGGTCGCATGCAGCGCCAAAACCGCGTCCGCCAGCAGATCCCACGCCACATGGCTCACACACGCAACTCTGTCCTGCACCAACCGTGCCAGCGCAACTTCTGCCACTGA
- the LOC108275888 gene encoding tumor protein p53-inducible nuclear protein 2 isoform X1 has translation MFQRLSNLLFGAVEDVSAELNGPKPCVTEVDDEGWLLVSVSGDRNCTMLGEDGLEVPSIAQSLPNSECQRVESGCDIATPPSRTSDSSPFSCKRRRTRAGRSQAACPPSSRSLHSPLSLDSPSPLGSGGANVLSDPAPCGLDESWFITPPPCFTVEGAPAEASPMEDLLIEHPSMSVYVSSSNLEESTANMADSVSRMSESTPAPVPTRLVRGSACQVVPLAKVTQASRVQRAKARTERRHLGRGRMQRQNRVRQQIPRHMAHTRNSVLHQPCQRNFCH, from the exons ATGTTCCAGCGACTTAGCAACCTGCTGTTCGGAGCGGTGGAGGACGTCTCTGCCGAGCTCAATGGACCCAAGCCCTGCGTGACTGAGGTGGATGATGAGGGATGGCTTCTGGTCAGCGTATCCG GTGACAGAAACTGTACCATGTTGGGTGAGGATGGGTTGGAGGTCCCATCGATAGCACAGTCTCTTCCAAATAGTGAATGTCAGAGGGTGGAGTCTGGATGTGATATAGCCACTCCCCCCTCTCGTACAAGTGACTCCAGCCCTTTCTCATGCAAACGGCGCAGGACTAGAGCAGGCCGCTCTCAGGCAGCGTGTCCTCCTTCGTCTCGTTCCCTTCATTCCCCTCTTTCCCTCGACTCTCCCTCCCCGCTTGGGTCAGGTGGAGCGAATGTGCTGTCTGACCCCGCCCCCTGTGGGTTGGATGAGAGCTGGTTCATCACTCCTCCACCCTGTTTCACTGTAGAGGGAGCGCCAGCTGAGGCCAGCCCCATGGAGGACCTGCTCATCGAGCATCCTAGCATGTCCGTCTATGTCTCCTCGTCCAACCTGGAGGAGAGTACAGCCAACATGGCCGACAGTGTGAG CAGGATGTCTGAATCCACCCCAGCCCCTGTTCCCACTCGGTTGGTGCGAGGATCAGCATGTCAGGTGGTTCCTCTTGCCAAAGTGACTCAGGCGAGCCGTGTTCAGAGGGCCAAGGCCCGCACCGAGCGTCGTCACCTGGGCCGCGGTCGCATGCAGCGCCAAAACCGCGTCCGCCAGCAGATCCCACGCCACATGGCTCACACACGCAACTCTGTCCTGCACCAACCGTGCCAGCGCAACTTCTGCCACTGA
- the LOC108275888 gene encoding tumor protein p53-inducible nuclear protein 2 isoform X3 has product MFQRLSNLLFGAVEDVSAELNGPKPCVTEVDDEGWLLVSVSEGAPAEASPMEDLLIEHPSMSVYVSSSNLEESTANMADSVSRMSESTPAPVPTRLVRGSACQVVPLAKVTQASRVQRAKARTERRHLGRGRMQRQNRVRQQIPRHMAHTRNSVLHQPCQRNFCH; this is encoded by the exons ATGTTCCAGCGACTTAGCAACCTGCTGTTCGGAGCGGTGGAGGACGTCTCTGCCGAGCTCAATGGACCCAAGCCCTGCGTGACTGAGGTGGATGATGAGGGATGGCTTCTGGTCAGCGTATCCG AGGGAGCGCCAGCTGAGGCCAGCCCCATGGAGGACCTGCTCATCGAGCATCCTAGCATGTCCGTCTATGTCTCCTCGTCCAACCTGGAGGAGAGTACAGCCAACATGGCCGACAGTGTGAG CAGGATGTCTGAATCCACCCCAGCCCCTGTTCCCACTCGGTTGGTGCGAGGATCAGCATGTCAGGTGGTTCCTCTTGCCAAAGTGACTCAGGCGAGCCGTGTTCAGAGGGCCAAGGCCCGCACCGAGCGTCGTCACCTGGGCCGCGGTCGCATGCAGCGCCAAAACCGCGTCCGCCAGCAGATCCCACGCCACATGGCTCACACACGCAACTCTGTCCTGCACCAACCGTGCCAGCGCAACTTCTGCCACTGA
- the LOC108275887 gene encoding glutathione hydrolase 7, with translation MSAASAEALAGYPSGKMADKDAGQETALGSAYSPVDYMSITSFPRLPEDDVMAGESGLKSRRDEDHFLGEQDTDPDLFLKSARLQRVASSASDLASHDSSPLRETRQDPLAQDCACTRDGLTVLITACLTFATGVTIALIVQIYLGEPQIFNQGAVVTDVARCTSLGFDVLGQQGSSVDAAITAALCLGIIHPHTSGLGGGGVMLVHDIRKNESRIIDFRETAPSGLRAEMLQDVQQKPGLMVAVPGMLSGLHQAHQLYGKKSWKEVITMAADVARKGFNVTHDLADALSQIKVENVSEAFRELFLPDGHPPLSGLFMTRQDLAAILDRVAANGISEFYDGNLTQEMASTVQASGGVLMEVDFSNYTTVLQQPVQSRYQGYQIMAAPPPHAGAALITALNILEGYNITSQTQRSSTLHWITETLKISLSLASALGDPAFDSSVSEVLDRMLSKSQAAQFQHMINDSYSSPPDHYSPSYALEEGTGVSQVMVMGPDDFIVSVMSSMNQPFGSRIVTPSGILLNSQILDFSWPNKSQSSAPSNPHNSVQPGKRPLSFLMPTVVRPSLGVCGTYVALGSSNGDRAVSGITQVLMNVLSLHKNLSDSLTIGRLHPEIQPNTLLVDAEFQSADVETLEQKGHDVQRVEVISLVEGTRRTNDVIIGVKDPRSVDASALTMFTSMP, from the exons ATGTCCGCGGCCTCAGCCGAGGCTCTGGCCGGTTACCCAAGCGGTAAAATGGCCGATAAGGACGCAGGGCAGGAGACTGCGCTGGGCAGCGCTTATTCCCCGGTGGACTACATGAGCATCACCAGCTTCCCCCGTTTACCCGAGGACGACGTGATGGCCGGGGAGAGCGGCCTGAAATCCCGCAGAGACGAGGATCATTTCCTGGGTGAACAGGACACAG ACCCGGACCTGTTCCTGAAGTCAGCGCGTCTGCAGCGCGTGGCCTCATCAGCGTCGGACCTGGCCAGCCACGATTCATCTCCTCTGAGAGAGACGAGGCAAGACCCGCTGGCTCAGGACTGCGCGTGTACACGAGACGGCCTCACCGTCCTCATCACGGCCTGCCTGACCTTCGCCACCGGGGTCACCATCGCCCTCATCGTGCAGATCTATTTAGGAGAACCGCag ATCTTTAATCAGGGTGCCGTGGTGACGGACGTGGCCCGCTGCACCTCTCTGGGTTTCGACGTTCTCGGTCAGCAGGGTTCCAGCGTGGACGCTGCCATCACCGCCGCTCTCTGCTTGGGTATCATCCACCCCCACACCTCGGGCCTCGGCGG TGGAGGAGTGATGCTGGTCCACGACATTCGAAAAAACGAAAGCCGCATCATTGACTTCCGCGAAACGGCGCCCTCTGGCCTGCGGGCGGAGATGCTGCAGGACGTCCAGCAGAAG cCGGGTCTCATGGTGGCTGTACCAGGCATGCTCAGTGGACTGCATCAAGCTCACCAGCTCTACGGAAA AAAGTCCTGGAAGGAGGTGATCACGATGGCCGCAGACGTCGCCAGGAAAGGCTTCAACGTAACCCATGACCTGG CGGACGCTCTGTCCCAAATAAAGGTAGAGAATGTCTCGGAGGCTTTCAGGGAGCTCTTCCTTCCCGACGGCCATCCTCCTCTCTCTGGCCTCTTCATGACACGGCAGGATCTGGCGGCCATTTTGGACCGAGTGGCAGCCAATGGGATCTCTGAGTTCTACGATGGAAATCTGACACAGGAAATGGCGTCTACG GTTCAGGCCAGTGGAGGTGTTCTGATGGAGGTGGATTTCAGTAACTACACCACAGTCCTCCAGCAGCCAGTACAGAGCCGTTACCAAG GTTATCAGATAATGGCCGCACCGCCTCCTCACGCTGGAGCCGCCCTCATTACAGCCCTCAACATCTTGGAAGGTTACAACATCACCAGTCAGACTCAGAGGAGCAGCACCCTCCACTGGATCACTGAG ACCCTGAAAATCTCCTTGTCTCTGGCCAGCGCTCTCGGAGACCCTGCGTTTGACTCGTCTGTCTCCGAAGTCCTGGATCGAATGTTAAG TAAAAGTCAGGCTGCTCAGTTCCAGCACATGATCAACGACTCGTACTCCTCTCCTCCGGACCATTACTCGCCCAGTTACGCTCTGGAGGAGGGCACAGGGGTCAGCCAGGTCATGGTCATGGGGCCTGATGACTTCATCGTCTCTGTAATGAG CTCGATGAATCAGCCTTTCGGCAGCCGCATCGTGACGCCATCTGGAATCCTCCTGAACAGCCAAATTCTGGACTTCTCCTGGCCCAACAAGAGTCAGAGCTCCGCCCCGTCCAATCCG CACAACAGTGTTCAGCCCGGGAAGAGGCCGCTCTCGTTCCTCATGCCCACTGTCGTCAGACCCTCGCTGGGTGTCTGTGGTACTTACGTGGCGCTCGGATCCTCCAACGGCGACCGCGCGGTCAGCGGCATCACACAG GTTTTGATGAACGTCTTGTCACTGCATAAGAATCTGAGCGACAGTCTGACCATTGGCAGGCTTCACCCTGAGATCCAGCCCAACACGCTCCTGGTGGACG CGGAGTTTCAGAGTGCGGACGTGGAGACGCTGGAGCAGAAAGGCCACGATGTTCAGAGGGTGGAGGTCATATCGCTGGTGGAAGGAACCAGGAGAACCAACGACGTCATCATCGGGGTGAAGGACCCTCGCAGTGTCGACGCCTCCGCGCTCACCATGTTCACGTCCATGCCGTAA